Proteins co-encoded in one Pseudomonas fluorescens genomic window:
- a CDS encoding ABC transporter permease yields MSALIKKRQSLLPGDTGKFAGILSGIILFLAVLPILTMIVMSFSGASNLDFPPSSYSLQWYKAAWHTFVSPDASDVLSLGQAMGTSLLVACLTMIFATLIAVPAAYALTRCEFRGKGVALQLMSLPLVFPMVVLGLALLLVFDSLPFHMTTSRLVIAHVILALPFVVKNCTAAMLSIGSEVEEAAQMLGASPLRAIVDVVVPLMKSGILAGMLLAFIVSFNEFTVTYFLYTIDVMTVPIWMYSRTVSSLDPTVFSFAVLIVLIDFVLIWALEKLVGEGGVSF; encoded by the coding sequence ATGAGTGCCCTGATCAAGAAGCGTCAGTCGCTGCTGCCGGGCGACACCGGCAAGTTTGCCGGCATCCTCTCCGGGATCATTTTGTTCCTGGCCGTGCTGCCGATCCTGACCATGATCGTGATGTCGTTCAGCGGTGCGTCGAACCTCGACTTCCCGCCGAGCAGCTACAGCCTGCAGTGGTACAAGGCGGCGTGGCACACCTTTGTCTCGCCGGACGCCAGCGATGTGCTGAGCCTCGGCCAGGCCATGGGTACCAGTTTGCTGGTGGCGTGCCTGACGATGATTTTCGCCACGCTGATCGCGGTGCCGGCGGCCTACGCGCTGACCCGTTGCGAGTTCCGTGGCAAGGGCGTGGCGCTGCAACTGATGTCGTTGCCGCTGGTGTTTCCGATGGTGGTGCTGGGGCTGGCCTTGCTGCTGGTGTTCGACAGCCTGCCGTTCCACATGACGACTTCGCGGCTGGTCATTGCCCACGTGATTCTCGCGCTGCCCTTCGTGGTGAAGAACTGCACGGCGGCCATGCTTTCCATCGGCAGTGAAGTCGAAGAGGCCGCGCAGATGCTCGGCGCCTCGCCGCTACGGGCCATCGTCGACGTGGTGGTGCCGTTGATGAAATCGGGGATTCTGGCGGGGATGCTGCTGGCGTTCATCGTCTCGTTCAACGAATTCACCGTGACCTATTTTCTCTACACCATCGACGTCATGACCGTGCCGATCTGGATGTACAGCCGCACCGTGTCATCGCTCGACCCTACCGTGTTCTCGTTTGCCGTGCTGATCGTGCTGATCGACTTCGTCCTGATCTGGGCGCTGGAGAAGCTGGTGGGCGAGGGTGGCGTGTCCTTTTGA